One genomic window of Cottoperca gobio chromosome 10, fCotGob3.1, whole genome shotgun sequence includes the following:
- the fibpa gene encoding fibroblast growth factor (acidic) intracellular binding protein a isoform X2 — MTMELDVFVGNTTIMDEEVYQLWLDGYTVIDAVKVRIDGGVMEECEASADVLLSDTMDQYRTFQMCERLLHSPSKLGNQLLFQIPPHRQAMLIERYYAFDDAFVREVLGKKLSKGTKKDLDDIGAKTGVTLKSCRRQFDNFKRVFKVVEELKGPLVENIRQHFLLSDKLARDYAAIVFFANNRFETGKRKLQYLTFQDFAFCAGQLISHWTVGAVDHMVEDMDVDLDKEFLQDLKELKVLITDKDLLDQHKSLVCTALRGKTKVFNEMEANFKNLSRGLVNIAAKLTNTKDVRDFFLDLVEKFIEPCRSDRWTAADMRLYLTHYNNSAHILDTFKHQVVWDRYMGVIKSCIFKMYHD, encoded by the exons ATGACTATGGAGCTGGATGTGTTCGTGGGTAACACCACTATCATGGATGAGGAGGTTTACCAGCTCTGGTTGGATGGATACACAG TGATCGATGCAGTGAAGGTACGAATAGACGGAGGAGTGATGGAGGAGTGTGAGGCGAGTGCAGATGTTCTGCTGAGTGACACCATGGACCAGTACAGGACATTCCAGATGTGTGAGCGTCTGCTGCACAGTCCATCCAAACTCGGCAACCAGCTACTGTTCCAGATCCCCCCTCATCGACAAGCCATGCTCATAGAGAG ATACTATGCCTTTGATGATGCATTTGTCCGCGAAGTCCTCGGAAAGAAACTCTCCAAAGGAACCAAGAAAGACTTGGACGATATCGGTGCCAAGACGGGTGTGACACTGAAGAGCTGCAGGCGACAG TTTGACAACTTCAAACGTGTTTTCAAAGttgtggaggagctgaagggaCCCCTGGTGGAGAACATACGTCAGCACTTTCTTCTTTCTGACAAGCTTGCGAG GGATTATGCTGCCATTGTTTTCTTTGCCAACAATCGCTTTGAGACAGGGAAAAGAAAACTGCAATATCTCACCTTCCAGGACTTTGCTTTCTGTGCTGGGCAGCTTATCAGCCACTGGACCGTTGGAGCTGTTG ATCACATGGTGGAAGACATGGACGTGGATCTGGATAAAGAGTTTTTACAAGATCTGAAAGAACTGAAGGTTTTAATCACTGACAAAGATCTGCTGGATCAACACAAAAG tCTGGTCTGTACAGCTCTCAGAGGAAAGACTAAAGTTTTTAATGAGATGGAGGCTAATTTCAAG AATCTTTCCAGGGGCCTTGTTAACATCGCCGCAAAGTTAACCAACACAAAAGACGTCAGAGATTTCTTCCTTGATCTTGTGGAGAAG TTTATTGAGCCGTGTCGTTCAGACCGATGGACAGCTGCGGACATGAGACTCTACCTCACTCACTACAACAACTCTGCGCACATACTTGACACATTCAA ACATCAGGTTGTGTGGGACAGATACATGGGCGTCATCAAAAGCTGTATCTTCAAAATGTATCACGACTGA
- the fibpa gene encoding fibroblast growth factor (acidic) intracellular binding protein a isoform X1: protein MTMELDVFVGNTTIMDEEVYQLWLDGYTVIDAVKVRIDGGVMEECEASADVLLSDTMDQYRTFQMCERLLHSPSKLGNQLLFQIPPHRQAMLIERYYAFDDAFVREVLGKKLSKGTKKDLDDIGAKTGVTLKSCRRQFDNFKRVFKVVEELKGPLVENIRQHFLLSDKLARDYAAIVFFANNRFETGKRKLQYLTFQDFAFCAGQLISHWTVGAVVSSVDHMVEDMDVDLDKEFLQDLKELKVLITDKDLLDQHKSLVCTALRGKTKVFNEMEANFKNLSRGLVNIAAKLTNTKDVRDFFLDLVEKFIEPCRSDRWTAADMRLYLTHYNNSAHILDTFKHQVVWDRYMGVIKSCIFKMYHD, encoded by the exons ATGACTATGGAGCTGGATGTGTTCGTGGGTAACACCACTATCATGGATGAGGAGGTTTACCAGCTCTGGTTGGATGGATACACAG TGATCGATGCAGTGAAGGTACGAATAGACGGAGGAGTGATGGAGGAGTGTGAGGCGAGTGCAGATGTTCTGCTGAGTGACACCATGGACCAGTACAGGACATTCCAGATGTGTGAGCGTCTGCTGCACAGTCCATCCAAACTCGGCAACCAGCTACTGTTCCAGATCCCCCCTCATCGACAAGCCATGCTCATAGAGAG ATACTATGCCTTTGATGATGCATTTGTCCGCGAAGTCCTCGGAAAGAAACTCTCCAAAGGAACCAAGAAAGACTTGGACGATATCGGTGCCAAGACGGGTGTGACACTGAAGAGCTGCAGGCGACAG TTTGACAACTTCAAACGTGTTTTCAAAGttgtggaggagctgaagggaCCCCTGGTGGAGAACATACGTCAGCACTTTCTTCTTTCTGACAAGCTTGCGAG GGATTATGCTGCCATTGTTTTCTTTGCCAACAATCGCTTTGAGACAGGGAAAAGAAAACTGCAATATCTCACCTTCCAGGACTTTGCTTTCTGTGCTGGGCAGCTTATCAGCCACTGGACCGTTGGAGCTGTTG TTTCCTCTGTAGATCACATGGTGGAAGACATGGACGTGGATCTGGATAAAGAGTTTTTACAAGATCTGAAAGAACTGAAGGTTTTAATCACTGACAAAGATCTGCTGGATCAACACAAAAG tCTGGTCTGTACAGCTCTCAGAGGAAAGACTAAAGTTTTTAATGAGATGGAGGCTAATTTCAAG AATCTTTCCAGGGGCCTTGTTAACATCGCCGCAAAGTTAACCAACACAAAAGACGTCAGAGATTTCTTCCTTGATCTTGTGGAGAAG TTTATTGAGCCGTGTCGTTCAGACCGATGGACAGCTGCGGACATGAGACTCTACCTCACTCACTACAACAACTCTGCGCACATACTTGACACATTCAA ACATCAGGTTGTGTGGGACAGATACATGGGCGTCATCAAAAGCTGTATCTTCAAAATGTATCACGACTGA